In one Pseudomonas sp. 31-12 genomic region, the following are encoded:
- a CDS encoding glycosyltransferase family 2 protein encodes MSRISIVIPMYNEAHHIARTLLAAQRAAIAAGLECELIVADNGSEDQGPHIARQLGAQVLVLPGLLIGALRNRGAAVATGEWLAFIDADVEMPEDWLTLLLKIEPAVQVDVLGLDMHTPAQAPWYADAWQRRTLRPNDETVQTVRWLPSSNLLMRRHWFDKVGGFDENLRTGEDKDFTMRLSHSGARLLSVNQTVALHWGYECSWREWLGKEFWRQGSHLQLLRSHGMSIRLLRFPMLSLAAWVLDFLAITALLDGFPHVALFMLFVTSLPALFLSLRQTLKHRDLLLTLQLWGLHWLRLHLAGAAFILSLCHWKARRPARG; translated from the coding sequence ATGAGCCGCATCAGCATTGTCATCCCGATGTACAACGAAGCCCATCACATCGCCCGGACCCTGCTGGCTGCGCAACGCGCCGCCATCGCCGCCGGGTTGGAATGCGAGCTGATCGTCGCCGACAACGGCTCCGAGGATCAGGGCCCGCACATTGCCCGACAATTGGGCGCGCAGGTGCTGGTACTGCCAGGTTTGCTGATCGGCGCCCTGCGCAATCGCGGCGCCGCGGTCGCCACCGGCGAATGGCTGGCCTTCATCGATGCCGATGTCGAGATGCCTGAGGACTGGCTCACGCTGTTGTTGAAAATCGAACCCGCCGTTCAGGTCGACGTCCTCGGGCTGGACATGCACACCCCGGCCCAAGCGCCGTGGTATGCCGACGCCTGGCAACGCCGTACGCTGCGTCCGAACGATGAGACAGTGCAAACGGTGCGCTGGCTGCCCAGCTCCAACCTCTTGATGCGCCGCCACTGGTTCGACAAGGTCGGTGGCTTTGATGAAAACCTGCGTACCGGCGAGGACAAGGATTTCACCATGCGCCTGTCCCACTCGGGCGCCCGCCTGCTGTCAGTCAACCAGACCGTCGCGCTGCATTGGGGGTATGAGTGCAGCTGGCGTGAATGGTTGGGCAAGGAATTCTGGCGTCAGGGCAGCCATCTGCAGCTATTGCGCAGCCACGGGATGAGCATTCGTCTGCTGCGTTTCCCGATGCTCTCGCTCGCCGCCTGGGTTCTGGATTTCCTCGCAATCACCGCCCTGCTCGACGGGTTCCCCCACGTGGCGTTGTTCATGTTGTTCGTCACCAGTTTGCCGGCGCTTTTCCTCAGCCTGCGCCAGACACTCAAACACCGCGATCTGCTTTTGACCCTGCAACTCTGGGGCCTGCACTGGTTGCGTCTGCACCTTGCTGGCGCCGCGTTCATCCTCAGTCTGTGTCATTGGAAAGCCAGGAGGCCTGCCCGTGGCTGA
- a CDS encoding glycosyltransferase family 2 protein: MAEFIFWLCLLLPVYAYLGYPLLLTMLAPLFAARSHAAPEPMNISIVIAAHNEARHIEHKLRTLLAQDYQPASLQIILASDGSTDDTVACARKVIDPRITILDLPRQGKAATLNAGVALSTCDILVFTDADNQWSRDTLGHLLAPLCDPQVGACAGHMVIPVTGGGLSIGDSLYRHYEGWLRRVENRTGCMVSADGALLALRRELFQDVPAEVNDDFFISTCAPVAFKRIVYVPEAQVIDHGVDEADKQFRRRQRVTVGGLQSLAQRSELLNPLKHGLYSIALISHKLIRRLAPILLLPLLLSNFWLWEEHGFYRLSLVAQLLGYAVAIAGLLDSQHRLPKPFRLAAFLLVTLVGMSIGLWQFLRGQRYAQWNPEQNR, encoded by the coding sequence GTGGCTGAATTCATTTTCTGGTTGTGCCTGTTGTTGCCGGTCTACGCCTACCTGGGTTATCCGCTGCTGCTGACAATGCTGGCGCCGTTGTTTGCAGCGCGCAGCCATGCGGCGCCGGAACCGATGAACATCAGCATCGTGATTGCCGCTCACAACGAAGCGCGGCACATCGAACACAAGCTGCGCACCTTGCTCGCCCAGGATTATCAGCCGGCCTCGCTGCAGATCATTCTGGCCAGCGACGGTTCGACCGATGACACCGTCGCCTGTGCACGCAAAGTCATCGACCCGCGCATCACTATTCTCGACCTGCCCCGCCAGGGGAAGGCCGCGACCCTGAATGCCGGCGTTGCGTTGAGCACCTGCGATATTTTGGTGTTCACCGATGCCGACAACCAATGGTCCCGCGACACCCTCGGGCACTTGCTGGCGCCGCTGTGCGATCCGCAAGTCGGCGCCTGCGCCGGGCATATGGTGATCCCTGTCACCGGCGGTGGCCTGAGCATCGGCGACAGCCTCTATCGGCATTACGAAGGCTGGCTGCGCCGTGTGGAAAACCGCACTGGCTGCATGGTCTCCGCCGACGGCGCCCTGCTCGCCCTGCGCCGCGAGTTGTTCCAGGACGTGCCGGCCGAGGTCAACGATGACTTCTTCATCAGCACCTGTGCGCCAGTGGCGTTCAAACGCATTGTCTATGTGCCTGAAGCGCAGGTGATCGACCACGGCGTCGATGAAGCGGACAAACAATTCCGCCGCCGTCAGCGGGTCACTGTCGGGGGGCTGCAAAGCCTGGCCCAGCGCAGCGAGCTGCTCAACCCGCTGAAGCATGGCCTGTATTCGATTGCCTTGATCAGCCACAAGTTGATCCGCCGACTGGCGCCGATCCTGTTGCTGCCGCTGCTGCTGAGCAATTTCTGGCTGTGGGAAGAACACGGTTTCTATCGCCTGAGCCTGGTCGCGCAGCTGCTCGGTTACGCCGTGGCCATTGCCGGCCTGCTGGATTCGCAACACCGGTTGCCCAAACCCTTTCGCCTCGCCGCGTTCCTTCTGGTGACCCTGGTCGGGATGAGTATCGGTCTGTGGCAGTTCCTGCGGGGGCAGCGGTACGCCCAGTGGAACCCTGAGCAAAACCGTTGA
- a CDS encoding polysaccharide deacetylase family protein codes for MAIKQLLKRTSGWLYLNSPVGRNQLQGAGVILMLHRVLASDHAAELPHRNELCVGPKAFEHLLVWLKKHFDCVSLMDILQPGKVRSDRPKITLTFDDGWRDNALNAFPLLQKYQVPASIFLSTDFIGSRQRFWWESIGETLWGSYGERARMQLIDCLKELGRPLPVPFDELDMERRSLALLHFLQSLKTLSPADLNRLTDECPDESLPQALDWHQVRMLEASGLVRFGPHGASHSILTGLDDQRLHEELSRSRDALHNGCNRPLPVYCYPNGDNDARVREHVADHDFPFALGTGTGIYRGSDDPLNLPRFGVSQRVARNPQLLSWRLYRGARA; via the coding sequence ATGGCAATCAAACAACTATTAAAACGTACCAGTGGCTGGCTTTATCTCAACTCGCCGGTGGGCCGCAATCAACTGCAAGGCGCCGGTGTGATCCTGATGCTGCACCGGGTGCTGGCCAGCGACCACGCCGCCGAACTCCCCCACCGCAATGAGCTGTGTGTCGGGCCGAAGGCGTTCGAACACTTGCTGGTGTGGCTGAAAAAACACTTCGACTGCGTTTCGTTGATGGACATCTTGCAACCGGGCAAGGTGAGGTCGGATCGCCCGAAAATCACCCTGACCTTCGACGACGGCTGGCGCGACAATGCGCTGAATGCCTTCCCGCTGCTGCAAAAATACCAGGTGCCGGCGAGCATTTTTCTCTCCACCGATTTCATTGGTAGTCGTCAGCGGTTCTGGTGGGAAAGCATCGGCGAAACCCTTTGGGGCAGCTACGGTGAACGCGCCCGGATGCAATTGATCGACTGCCTGAAAGAGCTCGGTCGGCCATTACCGGTGCCCTTCGATGAACTGGACATGGAGCGTCGCAGCCTGGCCCTGCTGCACTTTCTGCAAAGTTTGAAAACCCTCAGCCCTGCTGACCTGAATCGCCTCACCGATGAGTGCCCGGACGAGTCATTGCCCCAGGCGCTGGACTGGCATCAGGTGCGCATGCTGGAAGCCTCGGGACTGGTGCGGTTCGGCCCGCACGGTGCCAGCCATTCGATTCTCACCGGCCTCGACGATCAGCGTTTGCATGAAGAACTGAGCCGTAGCCGCGATGCCTTGCACAATGGCTGCAACCGGCCGCTGCCGGTCTATTGCTACCCCAACGGCGACAACGATGCGCGGGTGCGCGAACACGTGGCCGACCACGACTTCCCGTTTGCCCTGGGCACGGGCACCGGGATTTATCGGGGCAGCGACGATCCCTTGAACCTGCCACGCTTCGGCGTCAGTCAACGGGTGGCGCGTAATCCGCAGCTGCTTTCGTGGCGCCTGTACCGCGGGGCACGCGCATGA
- a CDS encoding lipopolysaccharide biosynthesis protein produces the protein MSRSHYLKHLALSMGTKLAMIGLRLMRNVLLARILGPSERGLFALLSTLPDLISAATSGGLNSAVGFQAAKQRPMGLLLSQVLVFGCLLAGLLTLLVVALVREFGSELDITTQLGLLAWLLLLAVPLTVLKSGLLTLHNASGGVVAFNALRLVESLAPLLLFLALFWMWKDSALEAALISWLAGISLVVLAGWFWLKRAQPLKLQWDRASQNELLRYSARSHPDLLFQQVILRSDYLFIGALLGSTALGHYAMASAAAELLLIVPEAVTTPLMKRLLQQEEGIDKVTPLALRLTATVMLGACVTMAVIGEWLIVTLFGVAYQPAYPALLALLPGLLGLCYASILRLDLLGKNRPGTISLLMGLGALLNLALNLVLIPAYGIVGAAAASSIAYVAVTLALLVMYCRLSGVPVWQTLIILPSDVAPMLQMLQRKSA, from the coding sequence ATGAGCCGCAGCCATTACCTCAAGCATCTGGCCCTGAGCATGGGCACCAAACTGGCAATGATCGGTTTGCGGCTGATGCGCAACGTGTTGCTCGCACGGATCCTCGGGCCAAGCGAACGGGGCTTGTTTGCCCTGCTCAGCACCCTGCCCGATCTGATCAGCGCCGCCACCAGCGGCGGGCTGAATTCGGCGGTGGGTTTTCAGGCGGCCAAGCAACGGCCCATGGGGTTGCTGCTGAGTCAGGTGCTGGTGTTCGGTTGTTTGCTGGCAGGTCTCTTGACCTTGCTGGTGGTCGCTCTGGTGCGCGAGTTCGGCAGTGAACTCGACATCACCACGCAACTGGGCCTGCTCGCGTGGCTGTTGCTGCTGGCGGTGCCGTTGACCGTGCTCAAGAGCGGACTGCTGACGTTGCATAACGCGTCGGGCGGCGTGGTGGCCTTCAACGCGTTGCGCCTGGTGGAATCCCTGGCGCCGCTGCTGCTGTTTCTCGCCTTGTTCTGGATGTGGAAAGACTCGGCGCTGGAAGCGGCGCTGATCAGTTGGCTGGCAGGCATCAGCCTGGTGGTGCTGGCGGGCTGGTTCTGGCTCAAACGCGCTCAGCCCTTGAAATTGCAATGGGACCGCGCCAGTCAGAATGAGCTGCTGCGCTACAGCGCCCGCAGCCATCCGGACCTGCTGTTCCAGCAAGTGATCCTGCGCTCCGATTACCTGTTCATCGGCGCCCTACTCGGCAGTACCGCGCTCGGTCATTACGCCATGGCCAGCGCCGCCGCCGAATTGCTGCTGATCGTCCCGGAAGCGGTGACCACACCGCTGATGAAACGCCTGCTGCAACAGGAGGAAGGCATCGACAAAGTGACCCCATTGGCGTTGCGCCTGACCGCCACGGTGATGCTCGGCGCTTGCGTGACCATGGCCGTGATCGGCGAATGGCTGATCGTGACGCTGTTTGGCGTGGCCTATCAGCCGGCGTATCCGGCCTTGTTGGCGCTGCTGCCGGGCCTGCTCGGCCTGTGTTACGCGAGCATCCTGCGCCTGGACCTGCTGGGTAAAAACCGTCCTGGCACGATCTCGTTATTGATGGGCCTCGGCGCCCTGCTGAACCTGGCGCTGAACCTGGTGCTGATTCCGGCCTACGGGATTGTCGGCGCGGCGGCCGCGTCGTCCATCGCCTACGTCGCGGTGACCCTCGCGTTGCTGGTGATGTACTGCCGGTTGAGCGGCGTGCCGGTCTGGCAAACCCTGATCATCCTGCCCAGCGATGTAGCGCCGATGCTGCAGATGCTGCAACGGAAGTCGGCATGA